The sequence AGCTTTCGCCGTTCGACGGCGTGCTTATCTCTTCTGGTAAGGGGTTCGTGACCGGAGGAGGTGGCGCGATGAAACCGAGCGAAATCCGCGAGCAGGTGCTCGAGGAACACCACCGCGTCCTGCCCCTGCTCGACAAGGTCGAGAGCTGCGCACGGCTGGTGATGCAGGGCGCCGGCGACGTGGCGGAGCTCCGGGAGCGGACGCGAGAGCTCGAGCGGGTGCTCTGCGAGCTGCTCGACGACGAGCGGGAGCTGCTCCGGCCGGCGCTGAAGGGCGCCGACGCCTGGGGCGAGGTCCGGGCCGACCAGCTGGAGAAGAGCCACCGCGAGCAGCGGGAGATGCTGGCGCTGACCCGGGAGGCTGCCGAGGCCGGCAACCTGGATCCCGAACGCCTCGCCGAGCGGCTGCTCTACACCGTGGCGGCGATCCGGGCGGACCTCCGCAAGGAGGAGCAGCGCTTCCTGAGCCCGGAGCTCCTCCGGGACGACCTGGTGAGCGTCGCGCAGAGCGACGGCTGACCCGCCTGCCTGCCCACCCCCAGGCGAATCAGGCGAAGCGCTCCTCGAAGAGCTTCCGGAGCCGCGGATGCTTGCGGAGCAGATCGAGCGTGAGCTCGGCGTGTCCGTGCGCATAGCCGTTGCCGATGAGCAGGTCGGCGTCCTTGCCGACGCCCTCCGCCCCCAGCGCCGCCGCAGTGAAGGAGGTGGCGGTCGAGAAGAAGACCACCGTGCCACGATCCTGCACGGCCAGGATCGATGCCATCTCGGTCCGGGGCACGCTGCCGCAGTTGATCACCACCTCGCAGAGCGCCCCGTCGGTGGCGGCCTTCACCTTCTCGAGAACTTCCACGGGCCGGGTGGCATCGGCGACGATCGTCGCATCGGCGAGGCCGAGGGACTGGAGGGTGTCGACCGCCTTCTGCGAGATGTCGAGCGCGATGACGCGCGCTCCGTTCTCCTTCGCCTGCGCGCAGCAGAGGGCACCGCTCTTGCCGGCGCCGAGGACGAGCACGGTGTGCCCCTTCTCGACCGAGCGCTGCACCAGGGCAGGCGCGCCGCAGACGTCGAGGGCGGCGAGCGCGAGGGTGTCCGCCATGTCGCTCGGGAGCCTGGCCCAGACGCCGGTGGCGAAGAGGATGGCGTGGCCCTTCACGTCGATCCGCTCGTTGGCCACGTGGACGCCTTCGATCGCCTCGATCTGCAGCGGGGTGAGGGTGAGGGAGACGAGGGTGGCGATGCGATCGCCGACCTGGAGCACGCCGGCGGCCGGGTGATTCTCGCCGATCTCGCGGATCCGGCCGATGAGCATGCCGCCGGAGCCGGTGACCGGGTTGTGCATCTTGCCCCGCTCCCCCACGATGCCGCGCACCACGGTGGCGATCCGTTCGGCGTCGCCCGCGACGCTCTCCTTGATCTGCTTGAAGGAGGCGGCGTCGATGTTCAGGTGATCGACGTCGATCAGCAGCTCGTCCGGCCCGATGGGGAGCGAGGGGTCGAGGGCTTCTGCAGCCTGCGGCAGGACGCCGGCGGGGCGGACGACCCGCGAAAGGCCGTAGGGA comes from Vulgatibacter sp. and encodes:
- a CDS encoding hemerythrin domain-containing protein produces the protein MKPSEIREQVLEEHHRVLPLLDKVESCARLVMQGAGDVAELRERTRELERVLCELLDDERELLRPALKGADAWGEVRADQLEKSHREQREMLALTREAAEAGNLDPERLAERLLYTVAAIRADLRKEEQRFLSPELLRDDLVSVAQSDG
- a CDS encoding zinc-binding dehydrogenase, which gives rise to MARTLDPYGLSRVVRPAGVLPQAAEALDPSLPIGPDELLIDVDHLNIDAASFKQIKESVAGDAERIATVVRGIVGERGKMHNPVTGSGGMLIGRIREIGENHPAAGVLQVGDRIATLVSLTLTPLQIEAIEGVHVANERIDVKGHAILFATGVWARLPSDMADTLALAALDVCGAPALVQRSVEKGHTVLVLGAGKSGALCCAQAKENGARVIALDISQKAVDTLQSLGLADATIVADATRPVEVLEKVKAATDGALCEVVINCGSVPRTEMASILAVQDRGTVVFFSTATSFTAAALGAEGVGKDADLLIGNGYAHGHAELTLDLLRKHPRLRKLFEERFA